One genomic segment of Musa acuminata AAA Group cultivar baxijiao chromosome BXJ3-3, Cavendish_Baxijiao_AAA, whole genome shotgun sequence includes these proteins:
- the LOC103978228 gene encoding putative 4-hydroxy-4-methyl-2-oxoglutarate aldolase 2 — protein MAGLPLATAEACDANPHLILNGELRALQPIFQIYGRRQVFSGPIVTLKVFEDNVLVREFLEEKGNGRVLVVDGGGSMRCAILGGNPVQQAQNNGWAGIIVNGCIRDVDEINGCDIGVRALGSHPMKANKKGYGEKHVPVNIAGTRICDGEWLYADSDGILISRTEISV, from the coding sequence ATGGCTGGTTTACCATTAGCAACTGCTGAAGCATGTGATGCGAATCCACATCTAATCCTTAATGGTGAGCTTCGTGCACTTCAACCAATATTTCAAATTTATGGCCGAAGGCAGGTCTTCTCTGGCCCCATTGTCACTCTTAAGGTCTTTGAGGACAATGTTCTTGTTcgtgagttccttgaggagaaaGGTAACGGTAGAGTTTTGGTTGTCGATGGTGGCGGAAGCATGCGTTGTGCAATTTTGGGTGGTAACCCAGTTCAACAGGCTCAAAACAATGGGTGGGCTGGTATCATCGTTAATGGTTGCATTAGGGATGTTGATGAGATCAATGGATGTGATATCGGTGTAAGAGCTTTGGGTTCTCATCCGATGAAGGCAAACAAGAAAGGATATGGAGAGAAGCACGTACCGGTGAATATCGCAGGGACTAGGATTTGTGATGGTGAGTGGCTCTATGCAGATAGTGATGGCATTTTAATTTCCAG